The genomic stretch TATATTGTTACGCGAGCAATGTTTGAATACACATTTCTACCCTGATATATCCTATTTCTCAGATACTGAACATAATTAGAATAAAAATCATCCATACCATGGTAATTAATGTCAAGCATATCGTTAAGTAAATCATCTGTATACAATGTATTTGAATACAATATAGCTTCATCTATTACCTTTTTTATGTTAGTATTTAAGATGTTAAAAGCACTTTTTATCTGGGTAATTTTTTGTTGCTGAAGATTTTTTATAATGAAAATGGTAAATATAAAATGGCTCACTACTGTGGGGATTAAAACACATAGAATGTATACAAGTAACAATTTCTTTCGGACAGAAAGATTATCTAATCTGTCAAGTATTCTTTCTTTTGAAAATTTAAAAAACTTTTTTAACACTTTATTCCACCACAAGTTTTATATCTCCTAAGTTTAATTATATCATAATACATAAGGATAATAACTGTATTTTATTTACTTATAAAAAACAAATCAAAGTGGGCGAAAATCACCCACTTTAAAAAGCTTTGATTACTCTCCTTTAACGCTACCAAGAGTAAGACCCTTTACAAAATATCTCTGCAAGAATGGATAAACCATAATAATTGGAGCTGTGGCAACTATTGTCATACTTGCTCTTACCGAGTTTGGAGTAACCTGCTGAGTTTCAGCCATTGCTCCCATTTGATAGTCAGGATTTCTTCCAACCTGCATACTTACAGATGCCAGAATCTTTTGAAGCTCATACTGAAGAGTACTCAGGTCAGGTCTTTGTGAGTTAAAGATATACACATCAAACCACGAATTCCAATGTCCAACTCCTATAAACAGGGCTATTGTTGCAACTGCTGGCAGGGTAAGTGGAAAGATTATCTGCCACAAAATTCTAAATTCACTTGCTCCATCAATCTTAGCAGATTCAATCAAACTTGAAGGAAGTGACTCTATATAGCTTCTGACTACAACAACATTAAACATTCCCAAAAGTGCAGGAACAATATAAACCCAAAATGTATTCAAAAGTCCCAATGACCTATACAATAAGTAGGTTGGAATCAATCCTGCGCCAAAATACATTGTTAGAACCATTATTGCTGAAAACGGACGTCTTAAAACAAAATCTTTTCTTGAAAGTGGATAAGCAACAAACATTGTACAAATAATACCAAGCACTGTACCAAGAACTGTTCTTGCAACAGATACTAAAGCTGCATTATATATCTGTGGATTGCTAACAATAATTTCATAGTTTTTTAATGTCCATTTTCTTGGCCAGATATAAATTCCTCCTCGAACTGTGTCAAGTGCATCGTTGAATGAAACAGCTAATACATTTAAAAATGGATATAAAGTCACAATACCGACAAAAATCAAACTTATATAAACAACCAAGTCAACTATAATATCCTCGGCTGTTTTTTTCTTAAACATCTTACCCATTCCCTCCTGTTTATATTGTTGAAAAACGCTACCTGACTTTTTATACTACAGTGGATGCATTTAATTTTGCAGCAACTTTATTTGCAAACAAAACAAGCAAAATACTTACGATGCTCTTAAACATACCAGCAGCTGTAGCATATGAATATCTGTACATTGTAATACCATAGTCAAGAACATATGTGTCAAGAATTTGAGAGTAATCTTGAACAAGCGGGTTTCTGAGCAAAAGAACCTGTTCAAAACCAGCATTCAAAAGCCAACCAACGTTGAGAATAAGAAGCATGCTAATTGTTGGCGCAATCCCCGGCAGTGTTACATACCTTATCTTTTGCAACCTTCCACAACCATCTACGCTTGCCGCATCGTAAAGTTCAGGGTCTATACTTGTCATTGCTGCCAAATACACTATAGCATTCCATCCTGTTTCCTTCCAAACATTCGAGAAAGCCAATATCCACCAGAAATAATGTCCTTCACCCATCCAGACAATTGGCTGTTTAATAATCTTGAGTGACATTAAAATCTGATTGAGAATACCTGACTCTGGTGCTAGCACACTTATAACTATGCTTGCCGCAACAACCCAAGAAACAAAGTGGGGAAGATATGAAATTGTTTGAATAGTTCTTTTAAATAACATATTCTTCACTTCGTTAAGCATCAATGCAAGTAAGATAGCTGCTGCAAAGGACGTAACAAGCTTCAAAAAGCTTATAACAATTGTATTTCTCATAGCAAGCCAAAAACCAGAGTCGCTGAATAAATCTTTAAATTGCTGCAAACCTACCCATTCTGAACCCCAAACACCTTGGAATGGCCTGTATTCTTTAAATGCAATGACCCACCACCAAAGTGGTATGTAGTGAAACAAAATTACATACAAGACAAATGGAAATATCATAAAAACAAGTTCTTTCTGCTCTTTTACTTTTTGCCAGAACGTTTTCTTTGAACCATTGTAGTATACTGCATCCAATGTAATTACCTCCTTTTAAAACTTTGCTCCTACAAGATTAGTACCCATTATAATGAAGTCTTAATAATTTAGAAATTTTATATAAGGGAAGAGGGTTTTACCTCTTCCCTTTGAGGTTTCAG from Caldicellulosiruptor kronotskyensis 2002 encodes the following:
- a CDS encoding carbohydrate ABC transporter permease, encoding MFKKKTAEDIIVDLVVYISLIFVGIVTLYPFLNVLAVSFNDALDTVRGGIYIWPRKWTLKNYEIIVSNPQIYNAALVSVARTVLGTVLGIICTMFVAYPLSRKDFVLRRPFSAIMVLTMYFGAGLIPTYLLYRSLGLLNTFWVYIVPALLGMFNVVVVRSYIESLPSSLIESAKIDGASEFRILWQIIFPLTLPAVATIALFIGVGHWNSWFDVYIFNSQRPDLSTLQYELQKILASVSMQVGRNPDYQMGAMAETQQVTPNSVRASMTIVATAPIIMVYPFLQRYFVKGLTLGSVKGE
- a CDS encoding ABC transporter permease → MDAVYYNGSKKTFWQKVKEQKELVFMIFPFVLYVILFHYIPLWWWVIAFKEYRPFQGVWGSEWVGLQQFKDLFSDSGFWLAMRNTIVISFLKLVTSFAAAILLALMLNEVKNMLFKRTIQTISYLPHFVSWVVAASIVISVLAPESGILNQILMSLKIIKQPIVWMGEGHYFWWILAFSNVWKETGWNAIVYLAAMTSIDPELYDAASVDGCGRLQKIRYVTLPGIAPTISMLLILNVGWLLNAGFEQVLLLRNPLVQDYSQILDTYVLDYGITMYRYSYATAAGMFKSIVSILLVLFANKVAAKLNASTVV